Proteins from one Longimicrobium sp. genomic window:
- a CDS encoding SDR family NAD(P)-dependent oxidoreductase, with translation MLGLRGRRALVSGASRGVGRATALMLARAGADVGVGYATREAEANEVVGLARDLGVRAFAQAADVSTPWGAEMLFERCLVELGGVDVFVANAGIWVPDDVPLAGMADAQWERTITANLTSVFQTVRLAARFVTDGGRIVIVSSTAGQRGEAFHADYAASKGALISFTKSVAVELAERDVTVNCVAPGWIDTEMIERPLAERRGPIEAGIPLGRVASAEDVAGPIVFLCSTLARHVTGEVLNVNGGSVLCG, from the coding sequence ATGCTGGGGCTCAGAGGGCGCCGCGCGCTGGTGTCGGGCGCGTCGCGGGGCGTGGGGCGCGCCACGGCGCTGATGCTGGCGCGCGCCGGCGCAGACGTAGGCGTGGGCTACGCCACGCGCGAGGCCGAGGCCAACGAGGTGGTGGGGCTGGCGCGCGACCTGGGCGTGCGCGCCTTTGCGCAGGCCGCCGACGTGAGCACGCCCTGGGGCGCGGAGATGCTGTTCGAACGCTGCCTGGTGGAGCTTGGGGGCGTGGACGTGTTCGTGGCCAACGCGGGCATCTGGGTGCCCGACGACGTGCCGCTGGCCGGCATGGCCGATGCGCAGTGGGAGCGCACCATCACCGCGAACCTGACCTCCGTCTTTCAGACGGTGCGGCTCGCCGCCCGCTTCGTGACCGACGGCGGCCGCATCGTCATCGTCTCGTCCACGGCGGGCCAGCGCGGCGAGGCGTTCCACGCCGACTACGCCGCCAGCAAGGGCGCGCTGATCTCGTTCACCAAGTCCGTGGCGGTGGAGCTGGCCGAGCGCGACGTGACGGTGAACTGCGTGGCGCCGGGGTGGATCGACACGGAGATGATCGAGCGGCCGCTGGCGGAACGGCGTGGCCCCATCGAGGCAGGCATTCCCCTGGGCCGCGTGGCCAGCGCCGAAGACGTGGCCGGCCCCATCGTCTTCCTCTGCTCCACCCTCGCGCGCCACGTGACGGGCGAGGTGCTGAACGTCAACGGCGGGAGCGTGCTCTGTGGCTAG
- a CDS encoding asparaginase, with product MARPRVLLLATGGTISMQVDRERGGAVPRLSGREILESIPGVQEVAQVDVREFGRLPGPHVTIGRMWEMRAAVLAALDEGYDGVVVTHGTDTIEETAYLLDRSIASGHPVVITGAMRNSSELSWDGPANLMAAIEVAAAPEAGGRGTMVVMDDEIVQGAEVVKTHTEAAGTFRSPNWGPLGVTDKGRVLFYRESRRKPPLAPSAPATPVDLVKIVAGADSRLLEASLQSGAQGIVLEALGRGNVPPEVMPGMQRWADAGRPMVITSRSLRGRVLDTYAYPGGGHMLREMGAIFADHMTGQQARIELMLAIGVHGRDLGAIREVIEAGRYEH from the coding sequence GTGGCTAGGCCCCGCGTGCTGCTGCTGGCTACGGGCGGCACCATCTCCATGCAGGTGGACCGCGAGCGCGGCGGCGCCGTCCCCCGGCTGAGCGGGCGCGAGATCCTGGAGTCCATCCCCGGCGTGCAGGAGGTGGCGCAGGTGGATGTGCGGGAGTTCGGGCGCCTGCCGGGGCCGCACGTGACCATCGGGCGCATGTGGGAGATGCGGGCCGCCGTGCTCGCCGCGCTCGACGAGGGCTACGACGGCGTGGTGGTCACGCACGGCACGGACACCATCGAGGAAACGGCGTACCTGCTGGACCGGTCCATCGCGTCCGGGCATCCTGTCGTCATCACGGGGGCCATGCGCAATTCGTCGGAACTGTCGTGGGACGGGCCCGCCAACCTGATGGCGGCCATCGAGGTGGCGGCGGCGCCGGAAGCCGGCGGCCGCGGCACGATGGTGGTGATGGACGACGAGATCGTGCAGGGCGCCGAGGTGGTGAAGACCCACACCGAGGCGGCGGGCACCTTCCGCTCGCCCAACTGGGGGCCGTTGGGCGTCACCGACAAGGGCCGCGTCCTTTTCTACCGCGAGTCGCGCCGCAAGCCGCCGCTGGCGCCCTCCGCACCCGCCACGCCGGTGGACCTGGTGAAGATCGTGGCGGGGGCGGACTCGCGGCTGCTGGAGGCCAGCCTGCAAAGCGGGGCGCAGGGCATCGTGCTGGAGGCGCTGGGGCGGGGGAACGTGCCGCCGGAGGTAATGCCCGGCATGCAGCGCTGGGCAGACGCGGGACGGCCGATGGTCATCACCTCGCGGTCGCTGCGAGGGCGGGTGCTGGATACCTATGCCTATCCCGGCGGCGGCCACATGCTGCGGGAGATGGGCGCCATCTTCGCCGACCACATGACCGGGCAGCAGGCGCGCATCGAGCTGATGCTGGCCATCGGCGTGCACGGCCGGGACCTCGGCGCCATTCGCGAGGTGATCGAAGCGGGCCGCTACGAGCACTGA
- a CDS encoding alpha/beta hydrolase yields MKIRTLALLLPLAAAACDDAPTTSAGTSAPLTASYDAPKTAEGYLPGAGGVQLFYRVYGSGPDTAVVISGGPGLSLGYLDRDLAPLAHGRTVIFYDSRGAGRSTLLSDPAQMGIQQHVADVEAVRQHFGIGKLGLVGHSWGAMVAPMYAAQYPANVDRLVMVTPGPVQAHYDAQFEAERIARTPAAALQRQGELFGELAGGQSPDPAAACEELLSIWFPAYFHDAANMANLKGSWCDVPAAAANALLFTMVVGRASLGPDFDLRPMLQTVQAPALVIHGAADPIPFQSTKTYADEIPGARFSVIQQAGHFPWLEQPTEFFTQVNNFLRRQDVAR; encoded by the coding sequence ATGAAGATCCGCACTCTCGCCCTGCTGCTTCCCCTTGCCGCCGCTGCGTGCGACGACGCTCCCACCACCTCCGCCGGCACGTCCGCCCCGCTGACGGCTTCGTACGATGCGCCCAAGACCGCCGAGGGATACCTGCCCGGGGCGGGCGGCGTCCAGCTGTTCTACCGCGTGTACGGCAGCGGCCCCGACACGGCGGTGGTGATCTCCGGCGGGCCCGGGCTGTCGCTGGGCTACCTGGACCGTGACCTGGCGCCGCTGGCGCACGGCCGCACCGTAATCTTCTACGATTCGCGCGGGGCCGGCCGGTCCACGCTGCTCTCGGATCCGGCGCAGATGGGCATCCAGCAGCACGTGGCGGATGTGGAAGCGGTCCGGCAGCACTTCGGCATCGGAAAGCTGGGCCTGGTCGGCCACTCGTGGGGCGCCATGGTCGCGCCGATGTACGCGGCGCAGTACCCGGCCAACGTCGACCGGCTGGTGATGGTGACGCCCGGCCCGGTGCAGGCCCACTACGACGCGCAGTTCGAGGCGGAGCGCATCGCCCGCACCCCGGCGGCCGCGCTGCAGCGCCAGGGAGAGCTGTTCGGCGAGCTGGCGGGCGGGCAGTCGCCGGACCCCGCCGCGGCCTGCGAGGAGCTGCTCAGCATCTGGTTCCCCGCGTACTTCCATGACGCCGCCAACATGGCGAACCTGAAGGGCAGCTGGTGCGACGTCCCGGCGGCCGCGGCCAACGCGCTGCTGTTTACGATGGTGGTGGGCCGCGCGTCGCTGGGCCCGGACTTCGACCTGCGCCCGATGCTGCAGACGGTGCAGGCGCCCGCGCTCGTCATCCACGGCGCCGCCGACCCCATCCCGTTCCAGAGCACGAAGACCTACGCCGACGAGATCCCCGGCGCCCGCTTCAGCGTGATCCAGCAGGCGGGGCACTTCCCCTGGCTCGAGCAGCCGACGGAGTTCTTCACGCAGGTAAACAACTTCCTGCGCCGCCAGGACGTCGCGCGCTGA
- a CDS encoding Lrp/AsnC family transcriptional regulator, whose translation MNGPTRLDEIDLRLLEMLQENGRTSQHDLAQAVGLSSPAVGERVRKLEERGIIRRFTVVVDPKRLGRDVTAFIAVGMAGSPHYAEFRERVMAHGEVLECHSITGQGSHLLKIRTDSTSTLEGLLAEIQAWPGVQWTTTSIVLSTIKETSDLRLGPRPTGDAG comes from the coding sequence GTGAACGGGCCCACTCGTCTGGATGAGATCGATCTGCGGCTGCTGGAGATGCTGCAGGAGAACGGGCGCACCTCGCAGCACGACCTGGCGCAGGCGGTGGGGCTTTCGTCGCCGGCGGTGGGCGAGCGGGTGAGGAAGCTCGAGGAGCGCGGGATCATCCGCCGGTTCACCGTCGTGGTGGATCCCAAGCGGCTGGGGCGCGACGTGACCGCGTTCATCGCCGTGGGGATGGCGGGCTCGCCCCACTATGCGGAGTTCCGGGAGCGAGTGATGGCCCACGGCGAAGTGCTGGAGTGCCACAGCATTACGGGCCAGGGCTCGCACCTGCTGAAGATTCGCACCGACAGCACCTCCACGCTCGAGGGGCTGCTGGCCGAGATCCAGGCGTGGCCGGGTGTGCAGTGGACCACCACCAGCATCGTGCTTTCGACGATCAAGGAAACCAGCGACCTGCGGCTGGGCCCACGCCCCACGGGCGACGCAGGCTGA